CATGTGCTGTGACCGGAACTGAAGGAATCCGGTGAAACCCGGAGTGTTGAGCAGCAGCAGATTGCAATGAGCTGCTGCTTACGCCGCTTCGTCTATTACGTTAGTGCTGTTCCCCGTGAGAATGGTGTGACTGATTCGTGTTGTGTACGCCATTTTTCATACCCCTCTGTATTGGTTAACATCTCATTGCCCGCTCGTTTTTTTTCGTGGATATTCGCTGCAGTGTCGTGACACTTACTGTTGGCCCTTTGGAACCTCTAAAAGCCACCACTCATCCCATGAACACACACACTCGGGGTAATTTCAGTATTGTCTCAATCGCACGCGGCAATGGTGGTCGCCATTACCATGCGTCCCGCTGTCGTCTCCTTGCGACCCTTGAGATGACGCACGGCACCCTTTGTCATAAGGCCTCAAAAGGGCACTTCAGGACGTCAGGCGGGTGATCATATTGATGTCCGTTTTATGCTCTACACAAGGTACCCGTGGTCCCACAGCGTAGGTGGTCCTTGTCGATCCACGCTTAAGTGCATGGCGCTGCTTTTTCATAATTAAGCTTCACGAAAGTCTTGTTTCTGCCACAACTTTCAACATCCAGCTGGCGTGACTTATTCCGGAGTAAAGGGAGCCCGCCAACTTCTCCTTGTTGGTCGTCCCAGCTAGCGTGAGACACAATGGTCACCGCCGACCTTTTATGGTGCTAAAGTTTCCTATTATCACTTTCAAGCTTCTCACTGTAGCGACACTCGACCCGCACCGTACACTGTGATCTTCCAAAAAGTACGTACGCCTGTCGGCGAAACTGGGAGCCCCGCCCTCTTACAGCATTTTCTCGCCCAaaacttgccttctcttgaactTTAGTACTTAAAACATCATCCTAAGGCGTCAGCTAGGCAACTATTGTTTAATCAGAAAGGCGGCGAGTCTCGCTTTTGCTTACGGTTGTACTAGTTATAAAGGGCAGTTCTCAGTGGCGATGGAGGAACCTCTCTAGCACTCTTCCGATGATGAACTCGCATGGCTCATGTTAGCTGCATTCAAAGAGCGCCGAGAGACTGGTCAGGTGTTTAGGGCATATGAAATGCAGGCTGATCCATGCAATATGTATACATGTATATATGTGTAATTTTTCTTGCGGGTGCACAACGTAACTCAACTGCTATAGTTTCGCAATGACTCCGTATTTGATATACTTTCCGGAGCCCTGATCCTAATCTTTTGCCGTTCGCTTCCTACTCTGCAGGAAACCGAAGTGCCTCAAGTTGAGAAGCCCGCAGAGAAGGTGGAGGCCGCCACCAAGGAGGTGATCTCTAACGGCACCGCCGAGGTCAAGGAAGAGAAGGCCGCCGAGGCAAAGCCATCTGTCCCCAACGGTACCGCCGAGCCCGTAGCCGAAAAACCAGCCGAAGAGGCGCCCGCGGCAAAGCCAGAGGAACCCGCCCCGGAGAAGCCCGCCGAGGAGGCCAAACCCGCGGCCGAGGAACCCGCCGCCAAGCCTGCCGAGGAAGCTAAGCCCGCCGAGGAGCCAAAGCCCGCCGAGGAGACCAAGCAGCCAGAACCAGAGGCCGCTCCAGCCAAGGCTGAGGAGAAGCCCGTGGAAGAAGCCAAGCCGGCCGAGGAACCCAAGCCAGCTGAAGCCCCGCAACCCGAACCTGCCGCTCCCGCTAAGGAAGAACCCGCTCCGGCTCAGCCCGCCGCCGCTGCACCCGCCGAGCAGCCCGCGGAACCAGCCGTCGCTCCAGCGGAGTCTCCTCTCAAGGACTCCGGCTACCTCGAGCCCCAGCCGACGGAGGTCGTCCTCGAGGAAGCCCTGAAGGCCGCCGAGCAGCAGCCGACGGAGGCGGCGCCAGCTTCCGAAGACAGCAAACCGGCCGAGGAACCCAAGGCCGAAGAGCCCAAGCCCGCAGAGTCCGAAGAACTGCCACTTCCACCCGTCTCGGAACTGCCCGCCGAACAGCCCGCCGCAGAGGAGCCAGCACAGCCCGCTGCTGAGGAGACACCTGCTGCACCGGCGAcggacgctgccgccgcttcCGAGTCTCCATCGGCCGAAAGCCTCGAGTCCAAGCCCGAGGAGAAGGCTGCTGAGCCGGCGCCAGCAGAGCCCGTGGCCGCCGCTGAGCCCGCTGTCCCGACGAGCCCTGCCGAGTCTAGGCCCGAGGGAGACGCTGTAAGCACCAGTCTAGCTTGCTGTCATCCACTCACTGCTTTACATCCAATTAGTGCACGTGCTTTGCGAAATGTGAAGGTGTTAACTGGACGTCGCAGAGTAGAGGTAGCGTGCGTTTTTGCACCAGTCGGATCTGATTGCACAATGCTGGACGCTACGATTCCGATACAAGTCTTTAGCGTCTTGCTTATGCCAAGCCTTTCTGTGGTCTCCGAGCACTTCGTCCCATGCGCCATCCAATCGAAACGCATTTTATGCCCCCTAACACTAATGGGCTCGACATCAAACAATTAGAAGCACCTTATCTGCCATCCGTACTTTGGCAGTGTTTAGAAATTTCAGTGACCCTATTTCGAACTCATGCGTTGTTGCATTTTCGTGCGCCTTATGTCGGTCCTGGACCTTCTTTGACCATGTTCTATCACTCAAAGTACAATTTTTTGCCACAATTCAGCAAAGTGGCTTGTTTCTCAGCCATACAGGGGAGCCATACGGAGACAAAGGTGAGGACAAGGATACTCCTTGCCTGACGCAGCTTTGGAGCTTAAGGGAGGCGATAAGTGGTCCACTGTACGACTATGAGACAAACCCAGTCGCCTAGTTaatttggcaaagactgtaccttTTCCATCCCAACACACTAGCACAGCCTCTCAGTGTACTTTGTCCTGCAATTTGTCTCTTGCCTCTGTTTCTCTGCCTTAGAAGCTTCTTGACATGCGGCTCTCCTCTTTCCTGTTGCAGGCCCCCGCCACCGATGCCAAAGCCGAGAGCCCGAGCGCCGAGGCTCCCAAGGTGGAGGAGTGAAGCCAGCAATCTTGTCATCCACGCACGGAAACTAGAGCTGTGGAGCCGGCGGCCAGTGTGGCTCGCATGCTGCTGTAATCATGCTCCTGGGGGGAGGGAACGGTGGGGACGGGGATGAAGTGAGACTTGTGGGGACGAAGGGAGGGagtaggaagggggggggggattagtgCGCGCTGTGCCCGCTGGTGGCGCCAACAGTTGTTGGACTTGACACGCGCAAGCCGTGCGCTGATGGCGACGAGACACGCTGTAGTTCCTTTGTCCGAAGAGCATCTCGCACGGACCCTGCACCGGCGGAAAGGAGGAGCCTGACGGGACTCGGCGGCAACGTGTTCGTCATCATCGTGCCATTCTGCAGGCCGGGCAAGACTCGTGACGTCACATAGCGTGTTTACGCAGAGGAGGCAGAGTTGCATGCTGCGCGTCACTGTACAGTTGCGTTGTCAGTtacaccagttttttttttctttcgtccaGCTATCGAGTGTCCCCATTACTGCCTGCAACGTAAACTTGTCTTGACGTGCCGTGAAACCGAAGCAATGCCTGCTTTCCCCGAGTCCCCCTCCTGTCCTGTGGGCTGCGCCACTTTCCAGCACCTGACGCGTATGGGCTGCCTTTCACGCGTTCTTTTCGTAGCGTTTCTTTCCAACGAGTCCGCGCGTTTAGTCCCCGTTAGCGCGAATTGTGTGCCATGGCGAAAATGCGTGCGAGTATCCTTTTGTACTTCCCTTTCTTTGCTCTCCGTCGCGTAGGTTTGTTTCTAATGCTCGTTCGCTCCTTATTTAACCACCGAGTTTTGAATTGAGCCTCTTGCGTCAGTGTCGCGAGCGTACCTACCGGCCTCAGTCGGCAGCACTTGTAAGTCAGTTCTCAGATGATCAAAAAGCGTGGGTTGAGCGGACTGAACTTTTCCGCTCTCATTCGCCTCGGCTTAGCCCAGTCAGTGAATGGACACACGTTACGTGCCAATCGTGTTTGTAGCTCTTTTTTTTATGCCAGATATTCTGCTCGAGAGCTGTGTCCAGAAGGTGGCATTAAACACCACTGTTCCTGCGACAGTGCAAAGTGAAAGTAATGTAAGGAAAGGTGTACAGATCGGCCGGCGGTCAGGTTACCCTGGCcagctactccacactggggaaggggAAAGTAAAAGGATTCACTGGTGGGCGCACCTTCTCGCAGACGTCGCATGCAGAAAGGTCCGAGAACGTGAAGAGAGGCATACGATGTCTGCAAGCATTTGTCCAGCGTGTTCGTTCATCGGTCGGTGCTTTCTCAGATGCCGGAGTGGACACGTCCGCCATTGTATAGTCAGGATTTCGGAGATCTGCATTTCGTTTTTCGCCGACTTTTACTCGTCCGTTGCACTCTCCCAGCAGACCGGCGTCTGTTGGTTCTTTCTGCCAAGCCGCGGCCTCACATTTACATGTCACGTGATAGCAGTTCCTCTGGCTTCAGGGTACTTTTTCGCTCGAAGATGCCTTGTCGCTTTCAGATGCCCAAAACGGCTTTCTTATTGGCGCGGAGCTTCACCTCTTTATACTTGGCCACTGTTTTTGGCCCCTTTTTGTGCGTGCGCGCCGCCTGGCGTATATTTCTTCACAGGCTCGTTTGTGCCAAGGCTGCAAGCAGTCTGGCCGTGCGACTTCTCAGCACTATAGCGTTGTCTACGATGGTGTTTCTTCGTGCGgctacgtcttttttttttcgaagcccTTTTAAAATGAACGTTTTGGATCGTGTTTGCCGATATTACTTTCCGCCCTCCAATGTTTATACTCTGAATAAACTTGATACAAACTTTTCGTCTTCTGTGCTAGGATTGTTTCTTGTACCCGAAACACCGTCAGGGGTAGGAAAATCCGGTTAGTTGGGGTTTTACCTACTTCAGCGTGCCTGATAACAGAGACGTGGTGCTTAAAACTGAACGGTTCCTGAGCGCTATAGGCAGCGGCAGTGACCGAATGAACCTCTCCTGGCCTGCGTCATCAGCTCACGTTTCTGGTCGGGTGGGCAAAACCAGTGAGAACAATGCCTTCCGTTGTTCCGTGTGACTTCTTCACATGCCATACTCATATCCCAAAATCATCTAGGGACGTCCCATGCACATCTCTGGCCAGGGTTGTATCCTTGGAGGTCGACAACACCCTTGCCTTGACAGGACCTACCTATAGCCCTAGGAGATCCCGACAAAGTATCGGGACATCCCATGCACATCAATCTGACCAGGGTTTGTCTCCTTCGGAGGTCCGTGGCATGCCCTTGGAGGACACATAGGGGACCACACAGGGATGTCAAGACTATGGTATATTTTGATCTTCGACAGGCTCGAAGTGCTAAGGTAGCCCATATGGCAGGATAAAATTCGACATTCGTGTGCAAAAAATATTGCAGACCTTTGAAAATCACATCTGCAGGTAGCTCCAATACCAGAACGTTTATAAATTAAGCGCAATAAGTTTACCACTTACATCTGAAATTTCAATACATAACCTTTCTCAATCATCACGTAGGTTCCAGCGCAAACAACGAAGACTAAAAAAACGCATGACACCGTGCGTCCTGTACTTTCTAGCTAGTCTTTGTTGCTTGCGCCGTCCCCGATAGTACGTCGCTGATTATGGTGCACTGTCCATGCGTGATGAGCACCGGCATACAAGCACGGGTTCACTTCGCGGCAAGGTGCACGCGCCACCTCAACGCGTACTAACGGTGACGCAACGTCCAAGAAGTAATGAGGCTTCAGCACTTCGTCTGAGAAGTCCGCATCAGACTAGTCCAAGATACACGATGCGACTCCGAAATGACCGCCCTAGAGCGCCAAGCCTGATGAACCCCGACACGTGGAATCGTACCCTGTGTAGTGGAAACGTGAGGCATGTGCCCATGCCCATGTGGAGGAAGGTTTACCTGTTGACATACTAGAGAGTTTGTTTCACGTACGTAgggggttcacgtacgcaaacgtgagaagtctaagtagcatacgcgcatgtagtttcaaacccttttagttgcacgtacgcgacagacgccgcgcgttcttctactgacagatgaagacactgctgtagccactctaagacaagagtcacaagccaagccagtcgaactgcgtcggagcgctgcttcgtcaggttTAACagcccttatatctgaaaaacaaaagctatttgtcgcttgaaacttcatgcgagggtaagaatgggcaaatcgatggcgaatgcagcagtttagaacacgatatcgcgtcaagggattagcgacgaagctgttatcgctgtgaagcgggcgggcaggacgctgccatgttgtcaacgctacgtacgcaagcaacgaaTCTCACGCAgacctttgcgttctgcgcatgcgcactggtcacgcgtaagagctctacgtacgtgaaactaaaactagTATCGCGCTTAGACGTTCGCCGCCTCCAATTGCATTCCACGACTACGCAGAAACTTCCGAGACGGCGCCAACGCTGTGAATAAACTTTGCGCTCGTTGTGATCTGGAAGAAGTGATGCCGACATCCAACGCGTGCGCGAGTAAAAGGCGGGAAATGATTCAAAAGGTGCGAATAAAACCGCAGTGAACAACACATTAACCCAACGGCACTCAGAGCAGTTTGAGAGGGCGCAGTTGGTGCACACAATGCACACGCCAGTAGTGACGCCAGTAGTGCAGGTCATAGCTAAGGCTGCTATGCGGTGCTGCAGCTGTGCTCTACAGGCAGCAAAAAGGCGGCCGCTGTGACGTCAGTGAATACTCCCTAAAATAGTGCGTGACTGTAATGCAAAGTCACGCAGTGCAATGTAAAGTAAtgtggaaatggcacagtatctgtcctcatatatcgttggacacctgaaagtGGCATTTGAggacgctaaggcacccgtgtgctgtgcgatgttagtgcacgttaaagatccccaggtggtcgaaattattccggagccctccactagggcacctcttcctttcttctttcactccctcctttattccttcccttacggcgtggttcaggtgtccaacgatatatgagacagatactgcgcatttcctttcccccaaaaccaattattattttgaggaaaccctaccgcggtggctcagtggcgggtgttataaaggcagtcgTCTGAAGGCGTCGTGAGTGTGTGTTCCTCAGCCTTGCTTAAGGCCTTCTTGCGCCTCGCCAACCCTGTAGTGTTGAAGGTATTAGTTGTCTGTGGTCACTGGTTGTGGATCGCGTTCCATGGTTTCGTCAGACGTGGGAGAGGCCCGAAGGAGAAACGCTCTGGCATGTCTGAACAGCTGCATTCCCTCCCGTCTTGTCCATGTGGACCAAGTAATGTTGGCTTTGTTATGTGGGTGCTTGTTCAGTACTGAGAGGGCAGTCTGGCGAACTATCGTGCCCAGCCTTGAGTCTACTTTGGGGCTTTGGCCCACATAAGGATGACACTTGAAACCGCAAAGTCACttcatttatttaaaaaaaaatgggcctGCCCAATGTGCGGAAATGAGGACGCCGACCATGCTGGCTCTTGCTTGGCACTCTTTGGCAGCGCACACAAGATTGCTCAGCGACCTTCAGATGAATGCACAGACGCCCGCGTAGGCCTGTTCAACGGAACACTGCACTTTTGCGGGCACAGAAAGGAGTCCTTTTCTCTCTTCTGCTTCTTTGCTTTTGCGCCTCAAAGTCCTACCAGTCTAGTGCGCTAATACGTTATAAAAGGGCAGCGACGCTAGCGTTACAAGTTTGCCAAAACCAGCTTTCATGCTGCCATCGTCTCATGCTCTGATGACATGGCGACTGGTGTGGCTTCCCCTGGCATGCACACTACTCGACAAGTCCGTGAGCGCTCAATGTCAGTCCTTAGTTCTGTCCCTAATGtcctgcacaaaaagaaaacccTGCAATGACACTCATGTTTAGGAGACACGGGCAAGAACTGGGCGCTATACAAGTAGCTGGCGTTCGACGCCGTTGCCTCGGGTCACCATGGGACACCACCAGCGGCCATTGCTGAGCAGGATGATGCCGCTGAACTTGGACGAGTAGAGTGCCATGACCACGATGCATGTGGCCGTGCCCACGAACGTCAGACAGATGATGACCCCGAGCGTGGCAACCCTCTGGCTGGCGTCCGGACCCAAGGGTTTCTTCATCTGCTTCTCGGCAGACGCCTCCGCTGAAGTCTCGTTGGCGGCCAATGCTGTCTGGTTGATGACCGGGGCGTCAACCGCCAGCTCTGGCGACGCCAGTAGGGACTCAAGCGAGGCGTTCGTCATCCAGGCATGCTGCTGCAAGACTACTGCGCTGCTGATACTGGTGACGTTACCGCGGATGCTACTGGTTCTCCTACCGCTGCCACTACTGGTGATGTTGCTGtagatgctgctgctgttgcttatactgctgctgctgttgctaatGCTGCTGATGTTGCTACGCGTCGGCACCTTGACGGTCATCCATCGGTTCGACGGCATAGCTGCGGGCTTGGCTGCCGCCTGGCTGACGTAGACACGCTTGGCGCTCCTGACAGCCTGCGGCGCCGCCGTCGTCGAGTGCTCGTCCGTGTCGTTGAGCAGCAGCTGTATCTTGTAGATGAGGTCGTTCAGGAACGACCGGCTGTCCTTGGTCTTCATGAGCGAGTCTAAGAGGACGTTGTCATTGGGGGTCGTGCTCGTCGTCCACGTTGGCCTCGCTGCCGTTCGCCGCACCGACGATTAGGAGGAATGCGACGCTGAGGACGGTTACTGCCGTCGCTGCACCCCATGGTCTTCGGCGTCGGAGTTGTCGGAGCGTCTCTGTGGCGACACGGGTCTCGGGCGTGTTCTTGGTTGCTGACTAGAAGGACAGTGTGCACCTCTGACGGTCGATCCTCATGTCGTGTGCCCGGCGCAGCGTTTCAGGGGAACCGCAGCGGCGCAGTGTTCCGGCGAGCGGCCAGCCAGCGACGCACGAGACACACCTCTTCGTCGTCTCGCCTCGCTCGTACGCGACGGAACCGCTCTGGCCTGAAGCCACTTCTTCTTCATCCTCTTAAatcatggcacatacccacatgggagGATTGGCCaagttgttattgttgttgccattcaaatacgatggcacatacccacgcttggggattggccaggatttggtgcagatccgaacagaaaaaaaacagttgcCACTGCAGTGGCAACTGGTCTTCGATTTCTTCGTCGTCGATTCATAGATAGCAACTctctgcacgagcacaagaagttcaggtgctcgagcttatagacaagcgaagatgcacgcggagagaggcttttgccgcagtcaaggagagagcctcagcctactctagtgtggccgccaaatgtcccacccataatggattctagttggtcccaggctattacagcggcagttgagaaagctgttgcaaatgcaatggatcgcattatggaaaccgtgtccacatgcatttcgcaggtcatagctgctcagatgaccaatcttctgcaggcgtccaccgctccgctcttgtcttctttggcttcggaagctacccctccttctgtaattatcgattccgctccacagggcaaaaacaatgtgagcaacaaaagacctctcaggcctctccttcgcatagcgttatggacgcatcctctatggattgtatggatatggagtctgatctccgcgcccaaaacgaagtgggtctcctctgaatattgcaggtccatcttgcccccagtcaaagacaaagataagtaacgcaagtcaaaacgctaagaccagtattctagaaaaggcagtcgcggctgcggcacttccgccaagatagggttcttaagtgtactccagtggaattgtcgatctatattctcagcttcaacagatttaaattgcctatgcaatcagcttctaccggatttagttgctttacaggaaacatggctaactccaaattttaattatcatctcaaggattaccatccgttccggcttgaccggtcatcacgagggggagggttgttattgctcatatctaaaaagttttgccacagggcatgcatttcttttcaatatgcggacaatgaatgtgaaatccttgcggttgaccttagtgtcccaggtcaacagccctttacggtagctaatgcatatttcccttctggtgtgcgtgacactcggccccttgactcactcatgtctagtagccgatctcaggttcttttacttggcgacttcaattcgcaccatgtgacttgggggtgtaaaacagacagctttggttctagactatttgattgggcttctggcaataacttgatctgcaacaattccgggattgcctacgtttgtccgcagtcaatgccgctctgccttggatttaactctttcctccccaggagtctctgttatgtcttgggcgcctgttgactgtgcaacaaacagtgatcatctaccgattagtttcaagtttgcgtgtaaattaactcttcctgagcgacatcagcgcacgttaataaattacaattgctttaaagacacggtaaaatcagccctccaaatcacttcagacactcgcgctcagagaagtgccgaaagcaaggctgcacatctatgctcggtactggaccatgcaaggcaaaagtctgaatttttgcttaagagcacaaagggtgcaatcgcgaacaattggtggaatgctgagtgcacgcgtgaatatagacgacgaaaagcagcttggaagaaacttctcatcaatcaatgccccaaaaaattggctgga
The genomic region above belongs to Amblyomma americanum isolate KBUSLIRL-KWMA chromosome 9, ASM5285725v1, whole genome shotgun sequence and contains:
- the LOC144104437 gene encoding uncharacterized protein LOC144104437 isoform X1, with the translated sequence MGQKMGKQRSADITPAPKDKVKRRKSKREANGDTQGTITPTGDGVVATAVQKTVQETEVPQVEKPAEKVEAATKEVISNGTAEVKEEKAAEAKPSVPNGTAEPVAEKPAEEAPAAKPEEPAPEKPAEEAKPAAEEPAAKPAEEAKPAEEPKPAEETKQPEPEAAPAKAEEKPVEEAKPAEEPKPAEAPQPEPAAPAKEEPAPAQPAAAAPAEQPAEPAVAPAESPLKDSGYLEPQPTEVVLEEALKAAEQQPTEAAPASEDSKPAEEPKAEEPKPAESEELPLPPVSELPAEQPAAEEPAQPAAEETPAAPATDAAAASESPSAESLESKPEEKAAEPAPAEPVAAAEPAVPTSPAESRPEGDAAPATDAKAESPSAEAPKVEE
- the LOC144104437 gene encoding uncharacterized protein LOC144104437 isoform X2 codes for the protein METEVPQVEKPAEKVEAATKEVISNGTAEVKEEKAAEAKPSVPNGTAEPVAEKPAEEAPAAKPEEPAPEKPAEEAKPAAEEPAAKPAEEAKPAEEPKPAEETKQPEPEAAPAKAEEKPVEEAKPAEEPKPAEAPQPEPAAPAKEEPAPAQPAAAAPAEQPAEPAVAPAESPLKDSGYLEPQPTEVVLEEALKAAEQQPTEAAPASEDSKPAEEPKAEEPKPAESEELPLPPVSELPAEQPAAEEPAQPAAEETPAAPATDAAAASESPSAESLESKPEEKAAEPAPAEPVAAAEPAVPTSPAESRPEGDAAPATDAKAESPSAEAPKVEE